One region of Candidatus Limnocylindrales bacterium genomic DNA includes:
- the ftsA gene encoding cell division protein FtsA, with translation MAKTGRIIAGLDIGTTKICAIVGEVNEDDQVDIIGIGNTPSQGLRKGVVVNIESTVKSIERAVREAELMAGVELHSAFVGIAGGHIRGINSRGVIAVSGKNKEITPQDVRRVIDAAKAVSIPVDREVIHILPQEFIIDDQDGIKEPLGMTGVRLEVEVHIVTAAVTSAQNIIKSVNRAGLNVEDIVLEQLASSKATLTPDEREIGVALVDIGGGTTDIIVFVDGKVCHTAVLALGGNHVTNDIAVGLRTPTGEAERIKRRYGCALSSLVSEDETIEVPSVGGRKPRVLSRQILSEIIEPRMEEIFSLVHRELKRTGYDHLMAAGIVVTGGTAIMEGVPDLAEQVFDLPVRRGMPMNIGGLVDVVNSPIYATGVGLVLYGVEHGSQGKFNKADDDNLFQRVVARMKQWFGEFF, from the coding sequence GTGGCTAAAACAGGTCGAATTATAGCAGGTTTAGATATAGGCACGACCAAAATATGTGCCATTGTAGGCGAGGTCAATGAAGATGACCAGGTAGACATCATCGGAATTGGTAATACGCCGTCTCAAGGACTTCGTAAGGGTGTAGTGGTTAACATAGAAAGCACAGTTAAATCCATCGAGAGGGCGGTTCGGGAAGCGGAATTGATGGCAGGAGTCGAACTTCACTCTGCCTTTGTAGGTATCGCGGGTGGACATATTCGAGGGATCAACAGTCGTGGTGTGATTGCGGTATCTGGAAAAAATAAAGAGATTACCCCCCAAGATGTGAGACGGGTCATCGATGCAGCGAAAGCCGTATCTATTCCTGTGGACAGAGAAGTTATCCATATTCTTCCCCAAGAGTTTATCATTGACGATCAAGATGGAATTAAGGAACCCCTGGGCATGACAGGGGTCAGGCTGGAAGTGGAAGTCCATATTGTAACGGCTGCTGTGACCTCGGCTCAAAATATTATTAAAAGTGTGAATCGGGCTGGATTGAATGTGGAAGATATCGTCCTCGAGCAGTTAGCTTCCAGCAAAGCGACCCTGACACCGGATGAAAGAGAGATTGGAGTTGCCTTAGTAGATATTGGGGGTGGAACGACCGATATAATTGTCTTTGTAGATGGTAAAGTTTGTCATACGGCGGTTCTGGCTCTGGGAGGAAATCATGTGACCAACGATATTGCCGTAGGTCTTAGAACACCCACCGGCGAAGCTGAAAGGATCAAAAGGAGGTACGGTTGTGCCCTCTCTTCCCTAGTCTCGGAAGATGAAACTATTGAAGTGCCCAGCGTTGGAGGTAGAAAGCCTAGGGTTTTATCCCGACAAATCCTGAGTGAGATTATAGAACCTCGGATGGAAGAAATTTTCAGTTTGGTTCATCGAGAACTTAAACGAACCGGATATGATCACTTGATGGCAGCCGGAATTGTAGTAACCGGTGGCACAGCTATCATGGAAGGAGTTCCCGACCTTGCCGAGCAAGTCTTTGATTTACCGGTCAGAAGAGGAATGCCTATGAATATAGGCGGGTTGGTAGATGTTGTGAACAGTCCTATATATGCTACTGGGGTAGGACTTGTTCTATACGGGGTGGAACATGGTTCTCAAGGAAAGTTCAATAAAGCAGACGATGATAATCTCTTTCAACGGGTTGTGGCTCGCATGAAACAGTGGTTCGGGGAGTTTTTTTAA